The genomic DNA gtgtggtgattgtgtctGGGGCTTGACCCTAGGGCTGGGCAGCAAGGTGGAACTTCACTTCTAAACAGCCTtgcaaggggaagaagaaaaaagagatctTAGCTTGGTACTAGTGCTAAggctgaaacataatggtagaaaaagcgCAAtaattaatgtgctgaatttgcacaATCAGAATGCAAACTAATAATATGCATagttataataatttgcataatatgcagatCAGATGCCCAGATATGAGGCACttgaatatggcaaccctaggtgggcTGGGTGAACTGGTTCTTTAAAAGTCACAATGAACCAGCAGTTGTCTAACTTTTGAACAAAGAACTCAGAAAACCTGAACATCAGCAAGCTCATTTTAAATGTTATACCTTTTGCCTACTAGACTACAGACAGGGAACCAAAAGCAATCCACatcttggattgcaacttccatcatctcACACaggctgctgggagatgtagtccaatggCATCAGGAAGGCCACATATTCCCTACCCCCATCCCTGTTCCAAGATCATATTGCCCAAACTACAGAAGGATTAAACCTGTGAGGCCATCAGTGCACAAGGTGGTTTCCCAAAGAATATAGCTGGAAGGAAGACGTTCATGACAGTTGTGGGCAAGGCTGCCAAGCAGAAGAAGTGCAGAAGCATATTTTGGGGGGTAGGGATTGAGGGAAGGCAGGTACAAGAGATTGAGAGGGTGCTGAAGAAATGCTGTAACAGCTAGATGGGtagagaagagaaaatgaaatagGTGGTGTAGATCTAAGTTTTTCAATACAACAAATTTCTTGAAAGGGACACTAGGATATagttaaaatgcaaattttaaacTTCAGTGTCACGTCTCAAAGaaatctgggaactatagttttataACATTGCAGGGTATTTTCATGAGGCAGGGTTAGTTTGTCCTTCATGAACGAACATTTCCAGATGTGAACTTTGGCTATTTTTTTAGTAGCACTAGATCCAACTTGGAGCagggggcggggggcggggggggggttaaaGTAGACTGAAAGGTTTGATTTCCTAAATTTTGAAAAAATACTGTTCACGGTTGCACCCTTCCCAGGGTAGTTAAATTACCAGGttttcacagcttggaaaaaataGCCTTTTACAGAACAGCTGAGCATATATAACCTTAGTCCAgtgtggccatgctggttggttGATACTGGAAGTAATAATCCAACAAGTTACTGTTTGCTTCTAGCTTCTGTCTCAGTTATAGCATTAagccctttaactgccctgtttcTGTCCTGAGGAATCCTGAGAGTTGCCGTTTAGGAAGGAATAATtaagattctcagccagagagctcctgtAAGTGTCTTCCTCAGCTGCCAGTCCCAGCatttagtcatggcagttaaagtggaatcatagcactataattgtgtagtgtaccTGGACCCATAGTTCCTTCCCAAACAATGAAACCAAACATAAGTGGGAACGTCCCCTATCTGCCTTAAGGGCTCAGAGTCAAAATCAGGAACAGACAGCCCAGCCCAGCTACACTACGAACCCCATCATTCTCAGCTGGCATGGCGAATATtcaagaattatgggagttgtcacctgtggcctaaatccatttgctgCTCCATGGATGCAATGAGATTTATATAAGTGCTGATACATCATCCGACAACTGAttccagtgggtctactctaggtagcaattggatttaggcccccAACATCTGGTTGTCCACCCTGATTTAGAGCACACTCTCTCCTCTTAACAGTTTGGATCACAAGGGGGCCCACGATCCACACCCTCTCTGCCACGCTGCCCACCACCAGGTTGCAAGCTTTCAGGGATGGGTCCATAGCTGCCATCATACCTGCCCCTTGGCCCTGAGTCCATggatccaccaccaccaccaccataggcTGAAGGGTACCGTTGACCAGAGTTGTATGAACCTGCTCCACCACCATAGGGAACCTCATATGGTGCATTGGGATTGCCTTTTCGTATTGGGATGTAGCCGCCACCCCACTCCTTGGGAGATGGGATATAGGGTATGCCAGGGGCCTTCCATTCTGGGCGTGGGTGACCCTGGGGGTAATTATACCGGATGCCGGAGGCTGGGCCTTCATAAGAGACACCTCCATATTGCTCAGAGACACCCCCATATTGAACAGAACTCCCTGGCCTCGCTTCCCTCACAGGACCTGGACCATACTGGGAAGGTCCGCTCCCATATGGGCCAGGTTGTCTTGGCCCACTGTACTGACCAGGCCTTCCCCCAAATACAGCCCCCTCTGGTCTGCCAGCCTGTCCTGGTCTGTTTGGCTTCCCAGTCTGGAATGGTCTGTCCCCTTGTGAAGGGGGCCGAGATGTAGGAGAACCACTGCCTCCAgtgctgcctccttctcctcctccatacGCCCCAGATGTTGCAGGACTGCCCCCCACAATACGACTGTCTCCCCCATCGGGAGCATCTCTTCCTTGCCCAGGCAGTGAGACATCAGGTTGGAGGAGCCCACTAGGCAAGGAACACCTTTGCACACCAGGAGGCAATGGCTGCAGGTCTTGCCCGAGCACAACGTCAATACATCGGGAGTCTGAGCCTGGAAAAAGGAAGACAGAGAGACCAATTTCAGAGAACTACAAATGACAGGTGCATTTTTGGGATGTCCTGGCTGCATCCCTCACAACAGATTTTATGGAATCCacaccctctaacatttcacagattaaaaatgggGCACAATTTTTACCATAAAGAGGTCTTTTATTAAGGCAAGCTCAAATAGTTTGAAGCACAGCAGGGATAGCTTATAACCATACATACTAGAGGAAATCAGTTTCCCATTTATTGGTAATGCAGCTAAACTCAGAGGGAAGCAGGCTGGCCAAGGGGGATAATAGACGAATTCAAACTATTTACAAATCAAAAAGTCCTAGCTATTCAACCGTGGAGCCTTGGCTCCATTAAATTCTTGGGTATTTTCCAAGATTTCAAAGATGAAATCTGGGACCTGTGGGCCAAacaatgtcagagtgtggtcaagatagcaaaaattattaatgaagaaaaatacgCAAGGTAGGAGAGGCTGTCGCAGTTTGCTTATGCCCCAGTCTGTTGGGAAGGGCAAGCTTCTGcccacttctctcctctcctgtcCTTGTGAATCAAATgagtacaaactgcttttgcattttgcactCAATTTGTATCAACTGatgtaagctgagaacaaaggagagaaatgagagcaggacagagaaattgggacatttttaaagaagctggaaaatgggatgacagaggattgatcAGAACTATCCCTGCTGAACTGGGACAGCAGTAGGATATGGGAAGAATATATTTTACTGAGATTTCGAGAGGAGCCTGGAAGACCAACGCAGGAGGAaacatccatctatctatctagctatccaTCTGCCTTTTCAGCAGCTTGGGATCCAGGGCAGcaagtaatgtttttaaagcacaatacaaattttaaaactcttaattttaaaaaatctttttaaaaaacaagtaaacACAGCATTAgaagacatttaaaacataataaaataaaaacactacacCTCTTATTAAAAGCCTGGGATGGTAGTGAATCaaaagaaagcctttccctgcAGATTTTAGAGCACAGACCTGCTCATTTAGAGAGATACAGTTTTCCATTACTCCAAAGAGAAAGATGAGCATAAATTATAGACCATGCTTGATGATATTTATAGATACCGTACTTATTTTTATACTAATTGTCCAGACCATGTTAGATTAGCTGGAGTCAATCAGAAGCAGTGCACAAGCAAGTTCAAACCACCTTGTGATCTGTTCTGCCTCCTGGCACAGCCCTTCTCTGGAACAGACAGCCTGCCCTCATACTGTTAAACTAGGAATGTTCAAGACTTAGatattgttttctgttttacATGATGCAGTGGTCCCTTGATATCTACTgacgtttggttccaggatcccctatagataccaaaatctgtggatgctcaaatcctattaaatacaatggtgcgTAAAATTGTGtgtaaaatcaaactttgcttttttgaatttatattattggaaatgttttcaaattgtgggtggttgaatccgtggataaagaatccatggatatggagggctgattgtatatcaTATCAGGGTCTACAGGTCCCAGCATTCCTTGTATATGGGCTGGAGAAAGGGACACATGATGGGAAGGACAAAGAGAAGCACCAAAAGACATAAGAGCAAGTGCTGCTGCTTCTTTCAAGGCCTCTGTGTTACTGTCTAATTCACTCACATTCCTAAGatagagccatgttagtctgtagaataagtatgtagagagatcttgtagcacctttgagactaactaaaaagaaagaagttggcagcatgagttttcatagacttcagtctgcttcctcagatgcatttgtccaaagttcatgctgccaacttctttctttttagttagtctcaaaggtgctacaagatctctcttcactGTCCTAAGTTCACTGCCACTTAGGACAATGTTCTATGGGCATTAGAGCATAGATACAAATCAACCAATAGCGTTCATTTTATATTCCATTCTGTGCTAAAATATGTGACACTAGATCTTGGGGAAACTGGAAGAAACTTCTAAATGTCTGTTTCAGAAGTATCAGACAGATCTAAGAATTTCCCTTATGAAATTTTgcacctcaaaaaaaaaaacaaaaaaccagtttCAGCTCTATTTTTGGAAAAGAATCACCCACTCTCCAAGATTTCAGGAAATTTTCCTTCCTAGCCTTCCTTGGAGATGAAGAGGAATGAACATGCATGGCATTTGCTCACCACTGAGCTATAGCTGTCCAAGACTGACCATGCCTCCAGTGCTGAGTGGAGTAAAATGATGATGAGGAAGGACCTGTAGATACTTTTGAAACAAGAAACCGGTGATGAGAAGTAGTAGTAGCTACAGCAGCACCAGACTGAACTTAAAGGGCTTCCAAGCTGCCATGTATGTCACAATCCTTAATAACCTCCTTTGTTCTTCCTGCTTCTGGCACACCCAAAAGTGATACCTGATACTGCCTCTCATTCCCAAACTCTGAGTGTGTTTGGAGCAAGACCTAGGAATTCAGACTCTGTGAgacaaaatgttttttccccagatagcaaagaataaaagaaagaaagcttccaCCAGCAGGCCCTGGCTCATTCTTCTGATGGGACATTTGCCTCTGGCAATGTCCAGGCAAGGCGTGTCAGTTCGCACATGTCCAGATGGGTAGCAGAAACTGTAGCAAAGGCAAATGAGAGAGAAGATAAGATGGAAGAAACTCTCCCTACTGGAAACCTGCCACTCTCTGCACAAGCAATCAAGTTTCTAATCCTCCCCCCACACCCCATCTACATCATTGCTtctacttctctttctttctcatctaGAGCACAAACTGAGTATTGTTTGTTGGTTATTATATCATTTGGGCtgatctgcactacagaaataatccgtctgatatgcatctggggaagtacactttacaaaagctcatgctaccaacttctttctttcagttagtctgaaaggtgctacaagatctctgtacatctcagaaataatccagtttgacaccaccttaattagtttgttgtgacaccagagcaatttgatagagaagattaaatagctcacaaaactacaaatcccaggatgccataccattgatccatggcagttaaagcactgtccacctggattatttctgcactgcatatGCAGCCTTGGGAAGGAAGTTAGATCTATTGTAGAAGCAAGCAACATTGGATTCCATTATCTTTCACTCCCACACTAACCTCCCTTTGCCATTCTGTTGCACATGTTCAGCTCAAAGGATGCTCCAGGTGTTTTAGTCTACAACTGCTATTGTCAACACTCAGTTTGCTGAGATTGAGAGAATTGTAGTTCAaaccatctggagagccaaaggctgcttctgcactgcaaaaataatgcagctggacaccaatttaattgccatAGTGCAattctttggaattctgggatttgtagttttgtaagacatttctccttctctgtcagatagcacaagtgcctcacaaaactacaaatcccaggattccacagtactaagccatggcagttaaagttttgacaaactgcattgtttctgcagttcagatgcagccaaagtctacCTCCCTGGTTAAAACAGCTCCATGACTTTCTGTCACGTATCCAGGTTCAATTAGTAGCCAGTgcggtgcagtggtttaagtgttggactctgTAACACTAGAAATTTgatgactgaaggaaaatttaattggggGCAGAATTCACTCACCTTGAATGTATCTTCTTCACACCCAGCCAATGCACCTCTACTCCACCTTCAATTCATATGACAGCCTTCTATCACTCCATTTTTAATTTAGTGCACCCCAAACATCATAATAGACTTGTTGGATCAGAAATTACTATTGGGAAATCAACAGTTGCACGtttcttgctatttatttattcaatttgctttcatttttcaagctgaagacaaaagaggaaactgggaggaggagagagaaactgaggcattgtagaaacaacaggaaaagtgggatggcagaggattcatCAGAggattgttcctgccaaattgggacagttggatggtatggAAGGAGGCTGACTTTCCTTTCctagtaggctcagacaaaagccaactgctgcagctttttgtACCTTGTATTTTATTCatctttaataatttttgtcatcttttgtacactctgaagttgcttggtcACAAATGTCCCgattttgatctgtgaaatgttggaaggtatgcaaatGGTACTGGCATCAGAGAAGGAAAAGTTTCATGAAGGGCAATGGAATCACATAGATCAGGGTTGGGAATCATGAcccccttcagatgttgttgaactgcatgtCCCACCAGTCCTAGAAAGCACTGCTAATGGTGAagcattctgggagctatagtccaacatcaTAAGGGCTGTACTATTCCCATTGATAACTCATACTGTGGAGCCATTCACTATTTATGATGTCATATATAGCAGTAGTTAACAATCAGTGGTACCATCACAGCCACTAAGAGTGTTTCTAGAAGTCAAACTTCTGCTTttgatattgtattgtatttattgtagAAATTAGTTAAGTGGTATaatcattacattttaaatttaagcACCTTGAAGGCCTTTCTCTGAGCCAAAAGATGGGCCAAAATGGTTTTATAAATAACAGAAGTCAGAAAAGGTACTTTTCAGACTAAAATTCAAAGATCACCTGGCAATCCCTTGAAATTCTGGCAACTCTAGtccaaaatatactttttaaactagtccaacaagcaactttcccaagctctgctaaCTTTTCCAAATTTAGAAAATCCATCAAGGTCTGGCCTCTCCTCCACACCTCTCCCCATGCAACATACCTTGCAAATGGAGGCACAGAACCAAAAGGAGGACCACTGGAGTTGCTCCAAGGAAGGGCCATCGGCCACGGCAACCAGAGTTCATCCTGGAGGCCTCTGAGGAGCAGCTGTTCCACCCTCCTCCACTACTCTGCCTTGGGATGAAGGAAGGATGTGGCTCCCTCCTCCATGCTCTGGGGTTTATATCACCTGGACCCAACCCTACCCTGATCATAAGGCAGGAGCATCCCAAGGCAGGACTGGGATGCTGCATTCCATGCATGTTGTCATTGCAGGACGGCACACCTATTAGCCGAGCCATTAACCT from Sceloporus undulatus isolate JIND9_A2432 ecotype Alabama chromosome 2, SceUnd_v1.1, whole genome shotgun sequence includes the following:
- the LOC121920290 gene encoding cuticle collagen 2-like, whose amino-acid sequence is MNSGCRGRWPFLGATPVVLLLVLCLHLQGSDSRCIDVVLGQDLQPLPPGVQRCSLPSGLLQPDVSLPGQGRDAPDGGDSRIVGGSPATSGAYGGGEGGSTGGSGSPTSRPPSQGDRPFQTGKPNRPGQAGRPEGAVFGGRPGQYSGPRQPGPYGSGPSQYGPGPVREARPGSSVQYGGVSEQYGGVSYEGPASGIRYNYPQGHPRPEWKAPGIPYIPSPKEWGGGYIPIRKGNPNAPYEVPYGGGAGSYNSGQRYPSAYGGGGGGSMDSGPRGRYDGSYGPIPESLQPGGGQRGREGVDRGPPCDPNC